The following proteins are encoded in a genomic region of Bosea beijingensis:
- a CDS encoding ParB/RepB/Spo0J family partition protein, which translates to MAEEQGRSRLGRGLAALIGDVGDEIGAIERARGQRRVPVEFLRPSARNPRRNFVEEDLEDLTTSIRERGILQPIIVRSIPGMMDAYEIIAGERRWRAAQRAELHDVPVLLVEADDREALEIAIVENVQRTDLNAIEEAAGYERLIAEFGYTQNDLARVIGKSRSHVANTLRLSKLPEPVRKLVSEGAVSAGHARALLSVSDPEFMAQKIIDDGLSVRDIERIVQEESRGETKSAVPSKPKAVKDPDTRALEKALEEALGLSVSIGHKANGSGEVKIGYKTLEQLDALCHRLKS; encoded by the coding sequence ATGGCCGAAGAACAGGGGCGTTCCCGCCTTGGCCGCGGTCTGGCGGCACTGATCGGCGATGTCGGTGACGAGATCGGCGCAATCGAGCGGGCTCGCGGTCAGCGGCGCGTGCCGGTCGAGTTCCTGCGACCAAGCGCCCGCAATCCGCGCCGCAATTTCGTGGAAGAGGATCTCGAGGATCTGACGACCTCGATCCGTGAGCGCGGCATCCTGCAGCCCATCATCGTTCGTTCCATTCCCGGAATGATGGATGCCTATGAGATCATCGCCGGCGAACGCCGCTGGCGTGCGGCTCAGCGGGCCGAACTGCATGACGTTCCGGTTCTGCTGGTCGAGGCCGACGATCGCGAGGCGCTTGAGATCGCCATCGTCGAGAACGTGCAGCGTACGGATCTCAACGCGATCGAGGAAGCCGCGGGCTACGAGCGCCTGATCGCCGAATTCGGCTATACGCAGAACGACCTTGCGCGCGTTATCGGCAAGAGCCGCAGCCATGTCGCCAACACGCTGCGCCTGTCGAAACTGCCCGAACCGGTGCGTAAGCTCGTCAGCGAAGGCGCGGTTTCAGCGGGCCATGCCCGTGCGCTCCTGTCCGTTTCGGACCCGGAATTCATGGCGCAAAAGATCATCGACGATGGCCTGAGCGTCCGCGACATCGAACGCATCGTGCAGGAAGAGTCGCGCGGCGAGACCAAAAGCGCTGTGCCGAGCAAGCCGAAGGCGGTGAAGGACCCGGATACGCGAGCCCTTGAAAAGGCGCTGGAAGAGGCGCTCGGGCTCTCCGTTTCGATCGGACACAAGGCGAATGGCTCGGGCGAGGTCAAGATCGGCTACAAGACGCTCGAGCAGCTTGACGCGCTCTGCCACCGCCTGAAGTCTTAA
- the holA gene encoding DNA polymerase III subunit delta, translated as MVAIKAHEAERTLARLDPAWRLILIYGPDAGLVSERAAGLARASVDDPQDAFQLIRMDGDAVASDPLKLADEANTIGLFGGRRAIRVSPTSKPLLAALEPLLATPSQDALVIVEAGDLQRSNPIRTACEKAKTALAVPCYGDAARDLGSIIDEMVRAAGKSIDRVTREHLAGLLGGDRQTSRREIEKLLLYVGTDAAVQVEHVDAVVGDTAQREQAMLVDAVFAGKLPVLDLAQAKLSSEGLDPGVMLGAVLRQALTLLKARQSIDAGKGLRDAVATMRLPYPRIATTEAALNTWTSAKLSEAVGLLGNAVLATRQNADMGRAIATRALWTLARLGRAGRSD; from the coding sequence ATGGTTGCGATCAAGGCGCACGAGGCCGAACGGACCCTCGCACGACTCGATCCCGCCTGGCGGCTGATTCTGATCTACGGCCCCGATGCCGGGCTCGTCTCGGAACGGGCCGCCGGGCTCGCCCGGGCCAGCGTCGACGACCCGCAGGACGCCTTTCAGCTTATCCGCATGGATGGAGACGCCGTCGCCTCCGACCCGCTCAAGCTTGCCGACGAGGCCAACACGATCGGCCTCTTTGGCGGCCGCCGGGCCATCCGCGTCTCCCCCACATCGAAGCCGCTCCTCGCGGCCCTGGAACCTTTGCTCGCGACCCCGTCGCAGGACGCCCTCGTCATCGTCGAGGCCGGCGATCTCCAGCGCAGCAACCCCATCCGCACCGCCTGCGAGAAGGCGAAGACGGCACTCGCCGTGCCCTGTTACGGCGATGCGGCACGCGACCTCGGCTCGATCATCGACGAAATGGTCCGGGCTGCCGGCAAGTCGATCGACCGCGTCACGCGCGAGCATCTTGCCGGACTGCTCGGCGGCGACCGGCAGACGTCGCGTCGCGAGATCGAGAAGTTGCTGCTTTATGTCGGTACTGACGCAGCCGTGCAGGTCGAGCATGTCGACGCAGTCGTCGGCGACACCGCCCAGCGCGAACAGGCGATGCTGGTCGATGCGGTCTTCGCCGGGAAGCTACCGGTCCTCGACCTCGCCCAGGCCAAGCTCAGCAGCGAGGGGCTCGATCCCGGCGTGATGCTGGGAGCTGTGTTGCGGCAGGCGCTGACGTTGCTAAAGGCGCGTCAATCGATCGATGCCGGAAAAGGACTTCGTGATGCGGTCGCGACGATGCGCCTGCCCTATCCGCGCATCGCGACGACCGAGGCCGCGCTGAACACCTGGACGAGCGCGAAGCTGAGCGAAGCCGTCGGCCTGCTGGGCAATGCCGTGCTGGCAACGCGCCAGAATGCCGATATGGGCCGGGCCATCGCGACCCGCGCCCTCTGGACGCTGGCCCGGCTGGGGCGCGCCGGCCGGAGCGATTAA
- the lptE gene encoding LPS assembly lipoprotein LptE, whose product MSSSEAALSRRSLIAAVLTVAALAGGCFQPLYSDYTASTIAGSSVKTALRGIEIPEIKGLIGHYFRNELVFELDGGGDAEAPRTSKLETAIAESVEIVTVDYANGRADSAVLVATATWKLTQNGTGKVLASGTNSVRVPYERSSQRFATVRAARDAQVRAAKNLATIVRGQIAADLAS is encoded by the coding sequence ATGTCGTCGTCTGAAGCCGCTCTCTCCCGCCGCAGCCTGATCGCGGCCGTGCTGACGGTCGCGGCGCTCGCCGGCGGCTGCTTCCAGCCGCTTTATTCCGACTACACTGCCAGCACCATTGCCGGCAGCAGCGTCAAGACGGCGCTGCGCGGCATCGAGATTCCCGAGATCAAAGGCCTGATCGGGCACTATTTCCGTAACGAGCTGGTTTTCGAGCTCGACGGCGGCGGCGACGCCGAGGCCCCGAGGACCTCGAAGCTCGAAACAGCCATCGCCGAGTCGGTCGAGATCGTCACCGTCGACTATGCCAATGGCCGCGCCGATTCGGCCGTGCTCGTCGCGACCGCGACCTGGAAGCTGACGCAGAACGGCACCGGCAAGGTCCTCGCGTCCGGCACGAACTCGGTCCGGGTCCCCTATGAGCGCTCCTCCCAGCGCTTCGCCACCGTCCGCGCGGCGCGGGATGCGCAGGTTCGCGCCGCGAAGAACCTCGCCACCATCGTCCGGGGCCAGATCGCCGCCGATCTCGCGTCCTGA
- the leuS gene encoding leucine--tRNA ligase produces the protein MAVERYNPKESEPKWRAVWEERKLFETRNDDTRPSYYVLEMFPYPSGRIHMGHVRNYAMGDVVARYKRAKGFSVLHPMGWDAFGLPAENAAKQKKVHPREWTYENIATMRKQLKSMGLSLDWSRELATCDPSYYKHQQKMFLDFLKAGLVDRKTAKVNWDPVDETVLANEQVIDGRGWRSGAPVEIRELTQWFFKITEYGQELNDALDGLTRWPEKVRLMQKNWIGRSEGLLVRFALESNGAGQDEVEVYTTRPDTLFGAKFVAIAPDHPIAKSIAAKSPSLQAFIEECKRTGTAQEAIDKAEKLGFDTGLRAVHPFDPNWTLPVYVANFVLMEYGTGAIFGCPAHDQRDLDFVNKYGLGNIPVVAPEGTDPVSFVITDTAYDGDGRMINSRFLDGLTIAEAKEEVARRLEAETIGNRPVGQRKVNFRLRDWGISRQRYWGCPIPVIHCSACGTVPVPDADLPVQLPDDVSFEKPGNPLDHHPTWKHVACPQCGKDARRETDTMDTFVDSSWYFARFTDPWRTESPTDRKAVDRFLPVDQYIGGVEHAILHLLYSRFFTRAMKKTGHAGLDEPFAGLFTQGMVVHETYRAANGDWVEPGNVRIEVSGSDRRGFDVDTGAPIEIGSIEKMSKSKKNVVDPDDIIASYGADTARWFMLSDSPPDRDVIWTDEGVQGAARFVQRLWRMVAEIAERTGGKAEKPAQIGEAALALRKASHRALEAVGADIERLGFNRCVAHIYTLTNAIGKALDGAAEKPELDADTGFALLEAATIVTQLVAPMMPHLAEECWHVLGLQGLAGEASWPEVDPALLKDNQLTLPVQLNGKKRAEVTVAADADTVAVEAAVRASEAVQRALEGRAIRKIIVVPGRIVNVVV, from the coding sequence ATGGCCGTCGAACGCTACAATCCGAAAGAGTCCGAGCCGAAATGGCGCGCCGTCTGGGAGGAGCGCAAGCTTTTCGAGACGAGGAACGACGACACACGGCCGAGCTACTACGTCCTCGAGATGTTCCCCTACCCATCGGGGCGCATCCATATGGGCCATGTCCGCAACTACGCGATGGGCGACGTCGTTGCGCGCTACAAGCGCGCCAAGGGCTTTTCGGTGCTGCATCCGATGGGCTGGGACGCGTTCGGCCTGCCGGCCGAAAACGCTGCCAAGCAGAAGAAGGTCCATCCGCGCGAGTGGACCTATGAGAACATCGCGACGATGCGCAAGCAGCTCAAGTCGATGGGCCTGTCGCTCGACTGGAGCCGCGAGCTCGCGACCTGCGACCCCAGCTACTACAAGCATCAGCAGAAGATGTTCCTGGACTTCCTGAAGGCCGGGCTGGTCGATCGCAAGACCGCCAAGGTCAACTGGGACCCGGTCGACGAGACCGTGCTGGCCAACGAGCAGGTCATCGACGGCCGCGGCTGGCGCTCCGGCGCGCCGGTCGAGATCCGCGAACTGACCCAGTGGTTCTTCAAGATCACCGAATACGGCCAGGAGCTGAACGATGCGCTCGACGGCCTGACCCGCTGGCCCGAAAAGGTCCGGCTGATGCAGAAGAACTGGATCGGCCGCTCGGAAGGCCTGCTGGTTCGTTTCGCCCTCGAATCGAATGGCGCCGGACAGGACGAGGTCGAGGTCTACACCACCCGACCCGACACGCTGTTCGGCGCGAAATTCGTCGCCATCGCGCCCGATCACCCGATCGCCAAATCCATCGCGGCGAAGAGCCCGTCGCTGCAGGCCTTCATCGAGGAGTGCAAGCGCACCGGCACGGCCCAGGAAGCGATCGACAAGGCCGAGAAGCTCGGCTTCGACACCGGCCTGCGCGCCGTCCACCCGTTCGACCCTAACTGGACGCTGCCGGTCTATGTCGCGAATTTCGTCCTGATGGAATACGGCACCGGCGCCATCTTCGGCTGCCCGGCGCATGACCAGCGCGACCTGGACTTCGTAAACAAATACGGCCTCGGCAACATCCCGGTCGTCGCGCCCGAGGGCACCGACCCGGTGAGCTTCGTCATCACCGACACCGCCTATGACGGCGACGGCCGCATGATCAATTCCCGCTTCCTCGACGGCCTGACCATCGCGGAAGCCAAGGAAGAGGTCGCCCGCCGCCTGGAGGCCGAGACCATCGGCAACCGCCCGGTCGGCCAGCGCAAGGTCAATTTCCGCCTGCGCGACTGGGGCATCTCGCGCCAGCGCTATTGGGGCTGCCCGATCCCGGTCATCCATTGTTCCGCTTGCGGAACGGTGCCGGTTCCGGATGCCGATCTGCCCGTTCAGCTACCGGATGACGTCTCCTTCGAGAAGCCGGGCAATCCGCTCGACCATCATCCGACCTGGAAGCATGTGGCCTGCCCGCAATGCGGCAAGGATGCCCGTCGCGAGACGGACACGATGGACACCTTCGTCGATTCGTCCTGGTATTTCGCCCGCTTCACCGATCCCTGGCGGACGGAGAGCCCGACCGACCGCAAGGCCGTCGATCGCTTCCTGCCCGTCGACCAGTATATCGGCGGCGTCGAGCACGCGATCCTGCACCTGCTCTATTCGCGCTTCTTCACCCGCGCGATGAAGAAGACCGGCCATGCCGGGCTCGACGAGCCCTTCGCCGGCCTGTTCACCCAAGGCATGGTCGTTCACGAGACCTACCGCGCGGCCAATGGCGACTGGGTCGAGCCGGGCAATGTCCGCATCGAGGTCTCCGGCAGCGACCGGCGCGGCTTCGATGTCGATACCGGCGCGCCGATCGAGATCGGTTCGATCGAAAAGATGTCGAAGTCCAAGAAGAACGTCGTGGACCCCGACGACATCATCGCCTCCTACGGCGCCGACACCGCGCGCTGGTTCATGCTTTCCGATTCGCCGCCGGACCGCGACGTGATCTGGACGGACGAGGGCGTCCAGGGCGCAGCCCGCTTCGTCCAGCGCCTCTGGCGCATGGTCGCGGAGATCGCCGAGCGTACCGGCGGAAAGGCCGAGAAGCCCGCCCAGATCGGCGAAGCCGCCCTGGCGCTGCGCAAGGCCAGCCATCGCGCGCTCGAAGCGGTCGGCGCCGATATCGAGCGCCTCGGCTTCAACCGCTGCGTCGCCCATATCTACACGCTGACCAACGCCATCGGTAAGGCGCTCGACGGCGCGGCCGAGAAGCCGGAGCTCGACGCCGACACCGGTTTCGCGCTCCTTGAGGCTGCCACGATCGTCACCCAGCTTGTGGCGCCGATGATGCCGCATCTGGCCGAGGAATGCTGGCACGTGCTGGGCCTGCAGGGCCTCGCCGGCGAGGCATCCTGGCCCGAGGTCGATCCGGCGCTGCTGAAGGACAATCAGCTCACGCTGCCGGTCCAGCTCAACGGCAAGAAGCGCGCGGAAGTGACCGTGGCCGCCGATGCGGATACGGTGGCTGTCGAAGCGGCCGTGCGGGCCAGCGAGGCCGTTCAGCGGGCCCTTGAAGGGCGTGCGATTCGCAAGATCATCGTGGTTCCCGGGAGAATCGTGAATGTCGTCGTCTGA
- a CDS encoding YggS family pyridoxal phosphate-dependent enzyme, producing the protein MSDTVTRLAEIRTAIGRAERDFGRKAGSVALVAVSKTKPAEQITEVLEAGQRIFGENYVQEAKAKWPALKERFPDAELHMIGPLQSNKAREAVELFDVIQSLDRESLAKELAREIARVGRTPRLFVQVNTGEEAQKGGVLPADTDVFIARCREVHGLAIEGLMCIPPADEPPSPHFGLLAKIAARNGLKGLSMGMSADYEAAIQLGATHVRVGSAIFGARGERQ; encoded by the coding sequence ATGAGCGATACGGTTACGCGTTTGGCTGAAATTCGGACTGCGATCGGCCGCGCCGAGCGCGATTTCGGACGTAAAGCCGGTTCGGTCGCGCTGGTCGCGGTCTCCAAGACCAAGCCGGCCGAGCAGATCACGGAAGTGCTCGAAGCCGGGCAGCGCATCTTCGGCGAGAACTATGTCCAGGAAGCCAAGGCGAAATGGCCGGCGCTGAAGGAACGCTTCCCGGATGCCGAGCTGCACATGATCGGCCCGCTGCAATCGAACAAGGCGCGCGAGGCGGTCGAGCTCTTCGACGTCATCCAGTCGCTCGACAGGGAGAGCCTGGCGAAGGAGCTGGCACGCGAGATCGCGCGGGTGGGCCGGACCCCGCGGCTCTTCGTCCAGGTCAATACCGGCGAGGAAGCCCAGAAGGGCGGCGTGCTGCCCGCCGATACGGATGTCTTCATCGCGCGCTGCCGCGAGGTTCACGGTCTCGCGATCGAGGGGCTGATGTGCATTCCGCCTGCCGACGAGCCACCCTCGCCGCATTTCGGGCTGCTCGCCAAGATCGCCGCCCGCAACGGGCTCAAGGGCCTGTCGATGGGCATGAGTGCCGATTACGAGGCGGCGATCCAGCTCGGCGCGACCCATGTGAGGGTGGGGAGCGCGATCTTCGGCGCGCGGGGGGAGCGTCAATAA
- a CDS encoding glyoxalase superfamily protein, giving the protein MTDSVSTGFRFGRIAAMLPVADMARACDFYVGALGFRKTFENGDPVGFVILKRDAAELHLTLQPGHKAAPFNVAHMMVEDIDAVHAVIRERGLRIVKGLRDKDYGLRAFVFEDPDGNRIDVGEPLQRA; this is encoded by the coding sequence ATGACTGATTCGGTCTCCACCGGCTTCCGCTTCGGGCGGATCGCCGCCATGCTCCCTGTCGCCGATATGGCCCGCGCCTGCGATTTCTATGTCGGGGCGCTCGGCTTCCGCAAAACCTTCGAGAACGGCGACCCCGTCGGCTTCGTGATCCTGAAGCGCGATGCCGCCGAACTGCACCTGACGCTCCAGCCCGGCCACAAGGCCGCGCCCTTCAACGTCGCGCATATGATGGTCGAGGATATCGACGCAGTGCACGCCGTGATCCGGGAGCGTGGCCTGCGCATCGTCAAGGGCCTGCGCGACAAGGATTACGGCCTGCGCGCCTTCGTCTTCGAAGACCCGGACGGCAACCGCATCGATGTCGGCGAGCCCTTGCAACGGGCTTGA
- a CDS encoding L,D-transpeptidase family protein encodes MRNRFDQPAASHGGPRNLTSLRVFASVHDRRKGFLVAGNAIFPCALGRTGIATTKREGDGHTPRANLPLRSVFYRADRLARPRTLLPLKRIGPRDAWCDDQKDRRYNRLIDHPPGEAEERLQREDHLYDVIVELGWNDRPVQRGRGSAVFWHLARAGFTPTAGCVAVEGHVFAKVLPRLARHCRIMVR; translated from the coding sequence GTGAGAAACCGCTTCGATCAACCCGCCGCATCGCATGGCGGACCGCGCAATCTGACCTCGCTGCGCGTCTTCGCCTCGGTCCATGACCGGCGCAAGGGCTTCCTCGTCGCGGGCAACGCGATCTTCCCCTGCGCGCTCGGCCGCACCGGCATCGCAACCACGAAGCGCGAGGGCGACGGCCACACGCCACGTGCAAATCTGCCCTTGCGCAGCGTCTTTTACCGGGCCGATCGCCTCGCCCGTCCCCGCACGCTGCTCCCGCTCAAGCGGATCGGGCCGCGCGACGCCTGGTGCGACGACCAGAAGGATCGCCGCTACAACCGCCTGATCGACCACCCGCCCGGCGAGGCCGAGGAGCGCCTGCAGCGCGAGGATCATCTCTATGATGTGATCGTCGAACTCGGCTGGAACGACCGGCCGGTCCAGCGTGGGCGTGGCAGCGCGGTCTTCTGGCATCTCGCTCGCGCCGGCTTCACGCCGACCGCCGGCTGCGTCGCCGTCGAGGGCCATGTCTTCGCCAAGGTGCTGCCGCGGCTGGCCCGCCATTGCCGGATTATGGTCAGATAA
- a CDS encoding response regulator transcription factor, whose product MSAVHHILLVDDDQTLRDTLSEQLSLYEEFRLSTADTATAAIKAVQGDRVDLAVMDVGLPDMDGREAVKVMRKNGFKSPVVMLTAQGSDADTVLGLEAGANDYVVKPFKFAVLLARIRAHLRQYEASEDAIFQVGPYTFHPGSKLLVSEKGSKTKLTEKETAILRFLYRAGRKPIAREVLLQEVWGYNSQVTTHTLETHIYRLRQKIEPDPGNARLLVTDAGGYRLNP is encoded by the coding sequence ATGTCCGCCGTCCATCATATCCTGCTGGTCGATGACGACCAGACCCTGCGCGACACCTTGTCCGAGCAGCTCTCCCTCTACGAGGAGTTCCGGCTCTCCACGGCCGATACCGCGACGGCGGCGATCAAGGCCGTGCAGGGCGACCGCGTCGATCTCGCCGTGATGGATGTCGGCCTGCCCGACATGGATGGGCGCGAGGCCGTCAAGGTGATGCGCAAGAACGGCTTCAAGAGCCCGGTGGTGATGCTGACGGCACAGGGCTCGGATGCCGATACCGTGCTCGGGCTCGAGGCCGGTGCCAACGACTATGTGGTCAAGCCGTTCAAGTTCGCCGTGCTGCTGGCGCGCATCCGCGCGCATCTCAGGCAATACGAGGCGAGCGAGGACGCGATCTTTCAGGTCGGCCCCTACACGTTTCATCCAGGCTCCAAGCTGCTCGTCAGCGAGAAGGGCTCGAAGACCAAGCTCACCGAGAAAGAGACGGCGATCCTGCGCTTCCTCTATCGCGCCGGCCGCAAGCCGATCGCGCGGGAGGTGCTTCTGCAGGAGGTCTGGGGCTATAACAGCCAGGTGACGACCCATACGCTCGAAACCCACATCTACCGGCTGCGCCAGAAGATCGAACCCGATCCGGGCAATGCCCGCCTGCTGGTCACCGATGCCGGCGGTTACCGGCTGAATCCCTGA
- a CDS encoding cyclic nucleotide-binding domain-containing protein, translating to MALLARQPLLSLMDRDALRLLAFAAESRILRAGDVLFRAGEPSDGAVLVVSGAVALTVQDDGKPASEIVGPGALIGELALFTSVPRQVTAIAREPTQVMRLPRSVMRRVLGESPDSAEAIAAAIGARLQGFVGELSAVQEALNAIDRK from the coding sequence ATGGCCCTGCTGGCCCGGCAGCCGCTGCTGAGCCTGATGGATCGCGATGCGTTGCGGCTGCTCGCCTTCGCGGCTGAAAGCCGGATCCTGCGCGCCGGAGACGTGCTGTTCCGCGCAGGCGAGCCATCGGACGGGGCCGTGCTGGTGGTGTCCGGTGCCGTCGCGCTGACTGTGCAGGATGACGGCAAGCCGGCGAGCGAGATCGTCGGCCCCGGTGCCTTGATCGGCGAGCTCGCCCTTTTCACCTCGGTGCCGCGCCAGGTGACGGCGATCGCGCGCGAGCCGACGCAGGTGATGCGACTGCCGCGCAGCGTGATGCGGCGCGTGCTCGGCGAATCACCCGATTCGGCCGAGGCCATTGCTGCTGCCATCGGGGCCCGGTTGCAGGGCTTCGTCGGCGAACTCTCTGCGGTGCAGGAAGCGCTGAACGCGATCGATCGGAAGTAG